The nucleotide window AAGGACACGCCGGGCCTCAGCTTCGGTGCCCAGGAGGTCAAGCTCGGCTGGAAGAGCCAGCCGACCGCCCAGGTGAATTTCTCCGACTGCCGCGTTCCGGTTGCGAACCGCATCGGCGAGGAAGGCGAGGGCTTCCGCATCGCCATGGCCGGTCTCGATGGCGGCCGCCTCAACATCGGCGCCTGCTCGCTCGGCGCGGCACAGAGCTGCCTCGACCGCTCCATCGCCTATCTCAAGGAGCGGCGGCAGTTCGGACGTCCGCTGGCCGAATTCCAGGCATTGCAGTTCCGCCTGGCGGACATGGCGACGGAGCTGGAAGCCGCGCGGCTGCTGCTCCACAAGGCCGCGACCCTCGTTGACGCAAAGACGCCGGACGCGACCCGCATGGCGGCCATGGCCAAGCGCATGGCCACCGATGTGGGTTTTTCCGTCGTCAACGAGGCGTTGCAATTGCACGGCGGTTACGGCTATCTGCGTGACTATCCGGTGGAGCGTTATCTGCGTGATGTCCGCGTGCATCAGATTCTGGAAGGTACCAACGAGATCATGCGTGTGATCATCGCCAGAGATCTCCTGAAGGATTGACGGGGCGAGCGTATTGCTACGCGAAATTTTCCTTCGCCGTTTGGAATGAGACGAGAGTTCTGGCGAATTTGTTGAGGATACTTGATGAGCGAACCCGAGATCCTGTTTGAGCGGATCGGCCGTGCCGGTATTGTTACCTTGAACCGTCCCAAGGCGCTCAATGCGCTGACGCACGGGATGGTGCTGGAGATGATCGACCAGC belongs to Stappia indica and includes:
- a CDS encoding isobutyryl-CoA dehydrogenase, with product MDFALGEDQRAFQDVARQFARDEMEPHAREWDEKSFFPVETLRKAAELGFGGIYVGDDVGGSGLGRLDAAVIFEELAAGCTSTAAYISIHNMAAWMIDRFGSQEQRERFLPDLCSMARFASYCLTEPGSGSDAASLRTRAVLDGDHYVLNGSKAFISGGGVSDVYVVMVRTGGEGPKGISCLVVEKDTPGLSFGAQEVKLGWKSQPTAQVNFSDCRVPVANRIGEEGEGFRIAMAGLDGGRLNIGACSLGAAQSCLDRSIAYLKERRQFGRPLAEFQALQFRLADMATELEAARLLLHKAATLVDAKTPDATRMAAMAKRMATDVGFSVVNEALQLHGGYGYLRDYPVERYLRDVRVHQILEGTNEIMRVIIARDLLKD